In Equus przewalskii isolate Varuska chromosome 6, EquPr2, whole genome shotgun sequence, one DNA window encodes the following:
- the KCNJ11 gene encoding ATP-sensitive inward rectifier potassium channel 11: protein MLSRKGIIPEEYVLTRLAEDPAEPRYRARERRARFVSKNGNCNVAHKNIREQGRFLQDVFTTLVDLKWPHTLLIFTMSFLCSWLLFAMAWWLIAFAHGDLAPDEGSAVPCVTSIHSFSSAFLFSIEVQVTIGFGGRMVTEECPLAILILIVQNIVGLMINAIMLGCIFMKTAQAHRRAETLIFSKHAVIALRHSRLCFMLRVGDLRKSMIISATIRMQVVRKTTSPEGEVVPLHQVEIPMENGVGGNSIFLVAPLIIYHAIDANSPLYDLAPSDLHHHQDLEIIVILEGVVETTGITTQARTSYLADEILWGQRFVPIVAEEDGRYSVDYSKFGNTIKVPTPLCTARQLDEDHSLLDALTLASARGPLRKRSMAVAKAKPKFSISPDSLS from the coding sequence ATGCTGTCCCGCAAGGGCATCATCCCTGAGGAGTATGTGCTGACACGGCTAGCAGAGGACCCTGCAGAACCCCGGTACCGTGCCCGTGAGCGGAGGGCCCGCTTCGTGTCCAAGAACGGCAACTGCAACGTGGCCCACAAGAACATCCGGGAGCAGGGCCGCTTCCTGCAGGACGTGTTCACCACGCTGGTGGACCTCAAGTGGCCGCACACATTGCTCATCTTCACCATGTCCTTCCTGTGCAGCTGGCTGCTCTTCGCCATGGCATGGTGGCTCATCGCCTTTGCCCACGGCGACCTGGCCCCTGATGAGGGCTCCGCTGTGCCCTGTGTCACCAGCATCCACTCCTTTTCATCCgccttccttttctccattgaggTCCAGGTGACCATTGGTTTTGGCGGGCGCATGGTGACCGAGGAGTGCCCGCTGGCCATCCTAATCCTCATTGTGCAGAACATCGTGGGGCTCATGATCAACGCCATCATGCTGGGCTGCATCTTCATGAAGACTGCTCAGGCCCACCGGCGGGCCGAGACCCTCATCTTCAGCAAGCATGCAGTCATCGCCTTGCGCCACAGCCGCCTCTGCTTCATGCTGCGTGTGGGCGACCTCCGAAAGAGCATGATCATCAGTGCCACCATCCGCATGCAGGTGGTGCGCAAGACCACCAGCCCCGAGGGCGAGGTGGTGCCCCTCCACCAGGTGGAAATCCCCATGGAGAACGGCGTGGGTGGCAACAGCATCTTCCTGGTGGCTCCCCTCATCATCTACCACGCCATTGATGCCAACAGTCCACTCTATGACCTGGCGCCCAGTGACCTGCACCACCATCAGGACCTTGAGATCATCGTCATCCTGGAAGGCGTGGTGGAAACCACGGGCATCACCACCCAGGCCCGCACCTCCTACCTAGCTGATGAGATCCTGTGGGGCCAGCGCTTTGTCCCCATTGTGGCCGAGGAGGACGGCCGCTACTCTGTGGACTACTCCAAGTTTGGCAACACCATCAAAGTGCCCACACCACTCTGCACAGCCCGCCAGCTTGATGAGGACCACAGCCTGCTGGACGCCCTGACCCTCGCTTCTGCCCGTGGGCCCCTGCGCAAGCGCAGCATGGCTGTGGCCAAGGCCAAGCCCAAGTTTAGCATCTCTCCGGATTCCCTGTCCTGA
- the NCR3LG1 gene encoding natural cytotoxicity triggering receptor 3 ligand 1 isoform X2 encodes MRTLWVLAAFLGLTLRPADFLEVEMAQGTQKVFLNDNTTIVCKVPGSPYLDVKIMGITWFRKNQVSKEESKLFEFFGHHQKALRPGATVSLQRLKRGDASLQLPAVQLHEAGEYRCELVVTPEKAQGRVWLEVLASPVSNLSPEQAMVKSNEGKNISCRSSWFYPENISITWKKWTQKDPQYLEVSESIITGPTIKNSDGTFNVTSSLILKPSPEDGMIICQCEVRHISMVTSQRFNSTLTLTVF; translated from the exons ATGCGGACGCTGTGGGTTCTGGCCGCGTTCCTGGGGCTCACGCTGCGCCCCGCAG ATTTCCTGGAAGTAGAGATGGCACAGGGGACTCAGAAAGTGTTCCTGAATGACAACACCACCATCGTTTGCAAGGTCCCTGGTTCCCCATACCTGGACGTCAAGATTATGGGTATCACCTGGTTTCGGAAGAATCAGGTGTCTAAAGAAGAGTCCAAGCTGTTTGAGTTTTTCGGACACCACCAAAAGGCATTGCGACCTGGAGCCACTGTGTCTCTACAAAGGCTGAAGAGGGGAGACGCCTCACTGCAGCTGCCTGCGGTCCAGTTGCATGAGGCAGGAGAGTACCGATGTGAGCTGGTCGTCACCCCTGAGAAGGCACAGGGAagagtctggctagaggttttgG CTTCCCCAGTCAGCAACCTGTCTCCGGAGCAAGCCATGGTGAAATCTAATGAAGGCAAAAATATTTCGTGTAGGTCAAGTTGGTTCTATCCAGAGAATATTAGCATAACATGGAAAAAATGGACCCAGAAGGACCCCCAGTACCTGGAGGTTTCTGAGAGCATCATCACTGGTCCCACCATCAAGAATTCGGATGGTACGTTTAATGTCACTAGCTCCTTGATATTGAAGCCCTCTCCGGAAGATGGTATGATCATCTGCCAATGTGAGGTTCGACACATATCCATGGTCACCTCCCAGAGGTTCAACTCCACCCTGACTCTGACAG TCTTCTAA
- the NCR3LG1 gene encoding natural cytotoxicity triggering receptor 3 ligand 1 isoform X1 → MRTLWVLAAFLGLTLRPADFLEVEMAQGTQKVFLNDNTTIVCKVPGSPYLDVKIMGITWFRKNQVSKEESKLFEFFGHHQKALRPGATVSLQRLKRGDASLQLPAVQLHEAGEYRCELVVTPEKAQGRVWLEVLASPVSNLSPEQAMVKSNEGKNISCRSSWFYPENISITWKKWTQKDPQYLEVSESIITGPTIKNSDGTFNVTSSLILKPSPEDGMIICQCEVRHISMVTSQRFNSTLTLTESEDTAPWKIIILLIVFVFVGWVRLCYCF, encoded by the exons ATGCGGACGCTGTGGGTTCTGGCCGCGTTCCTGGGGCTCACGCTGCGCCCCGCAG ATTTCCTGGAAGTAGAGATGGCACAGGGGACTCAGAAAGTGTTCCTGAATGACAACACCACCATCGTTTGCAAGGTCCCTGGTTCCCCATACCTGGACGTCAAGATTATGGGTATCACCTGGTTTCGGAAGAATCAGGTGTCTAAAGAAGAGTCCAAGCTGTTTGAGTTTTTCGGACACCACCAAAAGGCATTGCGACCTGGAGCCACTGTGTCTCTACAAAGGCTGAAGAGGGGAGACGCCTCACTGCAGCTGCCTGCGGTCCAGTTGCATGAGGCAGGAGAGTACCGATGTGAGCTGGTCGTCACCCCTGAGAAGGCACAGGGAagagtctggctagaggttttgG CTTCCCCAGTCAGCAACCTGTCTCCGGAGCAAGCCATGGTGAAATCTAATGAAGGCAAAAATATTTCGTGTAGGTCAAGTTGGTTCTATCCAGAGAATATTAGCATAACATGGAAAAAATGGACCCAGAAGGACCCCCAGTACCTGGAGGTTTCTGAGAGCATCATCACTGGTCCCACCATCAAGAATTCGGATGGTACGTTTAATGTCACTAGCTCCTTGATATTGAAGCCCTCTCCGGAAGATGGTATGATCATCTGCCAATGTGAGGTTCGACACATATCCATGGTCACCTCCCAGAGGTTCAACTCCACCCTGACTCTGACAG AATCTGAGGACACAGCTCCTTGGAAGATCATTATTCTGCTTATTGTATTTGTCTTCGTTGGATGGGTGCGTTTATGTTACTGTTTTTAG